The following proteins are encoded in a genomic region of Procambarus clarkii isolate CNS0578487 chromosome 23, FALCON_Pclarkii_2.0, whole genome shotgun sequence:
- the LOC123764123 gene encoding mucin-22-like yields the protein MENGTYTVGTVQEDTYTVATAQKDTYTVATAQTDTYTVTTVQLDTYTVATVQLDTYTVTTVQQDTYTVATAQTDTYTVATVQQDTYTVTTVQKDTYTVATVQQDTYTVTTVQKDTYTVATVQKDTYTVATVQLDTYTVVTAQKDTYTVATAQTDTYTVTTVQKDTYTVATVQLDTYTVATAQTDTYTVATGQKDTYTVVTVQQDTYTVATAQTDTYTVATVQKDTYTVATAQQDTYTVATAQQDTYTVATAQTDTYTVATVQKDTYTVATTQQDTYTVATTQQDTYTVATISGQT from the exons ATGGag AACGGCACGTACACAGTCGGCACTGTCCAGGAAGACACGTACACAGTCGCCACAGCCCAGAAAGACACGTACACAGTCGCCACAGCCCAGACAGACACgtacacagtcaccacagtccAGCTAGACACGTACACAGTCGCCACAGTCCAGCTAGACACgtacacagtcaccacagtccAGCAAGACACGTACACAGTCGCCACAGCCCAGACAGACACGTACACAGTCGCCACAGTCCAGCAAGACACgtacacagtcaccacagtccAGAAAGACACGTACACAGTCGCCACAGTCCAGCAAGACACgtacacagtcaccacagtccAGAAAGACACGTACACAGTCGCCACAGTCCAGAAAGACACGTACACAGTCGCCACAGTCCAGCTAGACACGTACACAGTCGTCACAGCCCAGAAAGACACGTACACAGTCGCCACAGCCCAGACAGACACgtacacagtcaccacagtccAGAAAGACACGTACACAGTCGCCACAGTCCAGCTAGACACGTACACAGTCGCCACAGCCCAGACAGACACGTACACAGTCGCCACAGGCCAGAAAGACACGTACACAGTCGTCACAGTCCAGCAAGACACGTACACAGTCGCCACAGCCCAGACAGACACGTACACAGTCGCCACAGTCCAGAAAGACACGTACACAGTCGCCACAGCCCAGCAAGACACGTACACAGTCGCCACAGCCCAGCAAGACACGTACACAGTCGCCACAGCCCAGACAGACACGTACACAGTCGCCACAGTCCAGAAAGACACGTACACAGTCGCCACAACCCAGCAAGACACGTACACAGTCGCCACAACCCAGCAAGACACGTACACAGTCGCCACAATCAGCGGCCAAACTTGA